Within the Erigeron canadensis isolate Cc75 chromosome 6, C_canadensis_v1, whole genome shotgun sequence genome, the region ACATCTTTTTAGACAGACGTGCACATTTATAGATTCATAGTAAGAAAGCAGAACCTCTAACGATTCCTGGAAATTTACAACTAGCAAGAAGACGGAACCTTACTCCTTGGATAAACCGGATGAAGGATGAGAAATCTTCTGTGCAAATTCCCCTGAAAAGCATAATGACCAGTTAAAAGCTGTGTATCCAAACAATACTACACATATCCGGTAACCTGCAGCGCTAACAGATGTAAATGTGTAGAGTACCATCATTTGTCACAATAATTAGCCCAGTTGTGGCAACATCAAGACGTCCCACAGTAAATAGGCGCGGTTTTGGTTGTCCAGGATTTCTTTTGTCCTGCATAAAGATTCAGAAACGTAGCATTGAAGGTGCAAAACTATATGAATGAAAAAAGTAACTTTTATTCAATCAAAAACACATGATGTTTATATAGAACTTACCCAATTTTTCatataatcattaaacaaaGATACGACTGATTTATTTTCGTTCTCTGCACATGAACAAATGTACCTACAAAAGCCATCCATTCAATAAACCGCCGATACACATAAAACACTAATTCTAAAACTGCgattaaaaaacacaaaacaaaccCTTTTGGCTTGTTGAGAGCAAGGTAGACCTTTGGAGGCAGTTTCTTAGGAAGGCGGTTACCGTTTACATATATCATATCTTTCTTAGGATCAACTTTAGTCTGCACATACATTATCAAAAACCAATATCAATATAGCGATAAAACGATTCTTTACAAGCttatgtaaagaaaaataaGCTATTAATCAAACCTGTGGAGTATTGCATACAGAACCATTAACAGTCACACGACCGTCAAAGATTAGCTCCTCACAACTCCTTCTAGATGCCACTAAtttcacaaaaaatataaatcaataaaaaaaaaaaaaactaactaaacTTTGAGACAAGTATTCAACAAGGTCATATTCATAGCAACAAAAATCAGGGTTGagggatatatataataatataatgaagGGTACCTCCAGCAGCAGCAAGGACTTTACTAAGCCTCTGAGAAGAAATTTCTCGAAAGTTTTCATTATAAAACCTTCTAGCAGCTTTGGAATACCTGGGTTCAGAAGTCAACTCTCTTGTTGTTGACCTCACTTTGTTCTTTTTGGTGGCGTCAGAGGTGACGTGGAGATGACGTGTGGTAGTATTGCTGGTTTGTATCcatgatgatggtgatggtggtggaagaaaatgaagattggatgatgataatataaaagatgatgatgtggAAGAGAGAGACAAGTGGTGTGTGAGGAATGTACGGAAATGAAGATGGTGGTTGCTGAGAATTGAGGATGATGGCTTGGAGATGGTGGATAGGGCTATTGTTACTGCCGCCATGGAAATGGCGGTGGTTGATGATGCTGCTGGGGGTTTATCGGGTGGTTTTTGTTCACCggtttgtttctttctttggACCAAGAGAtagataaatttatttttttattattattatttttttaagttgtcATCGCAATAAACAATCTAGCTTACATTATTTTAATCGGGCTTGTATTAGAGAGcctctcaccctcaatacctaataGGAGGAGAAACTCTCAACTAAATCGTCCGAACACTCACACTTATTTGGAATAAAATCTACCCCTTTGCAGGACTCAATTTGTgaatacattttattttatttttatatatctatcaaattgttttgtttttacaaATAAACGAAGGGAATTCTCATAGGATTATACTCGTAGTACAATAAATCAATTCGTGAGTTTGTGATAGTACATGACAATTTCTTTTACATCTcttaaaaatcaacttaaacaaCATATTGTTGTTAGTATTATTAGACGAATGTCCGCACGATGCGATGGTCATGGTGGTAACGATGAAGGTGCGGCGACGGCAGTGGTGGCGGCTATGTGGGGCGGTAACGATGGTGGTGCCATGGTGGTGAATAAATTGATGTAAGAGGAGTTAATATGGTTTTTTAAGGGTAAGGGGATCTACATTGTAATATAtgtcattaaaggtattataggtaaataTGTGAAcctgtttaaattagtgaataaagaaaagagataaaatgatcattttaaaatcttaattacttaaaatggAGGAAAtgatagtttattttataaagtagtatatatagtactttaaaagggaaaaagaaaatCCTTTTTTATTGTGATGTATACACTGAAGTTTAGGGGAAGAGTTTAACGATTATGATTGATCTAAATTGAAAATGATTCGtcatttaaaaacattatatagaaaatctttcatatcatattaaaagttagacATATATAATTGTAGATCAACAACTTGTTAAAcataaaatagaaaatct harbors:
- the LOC122603600 gene encoding putative ribosomal large subunit pseudouridine synthase SVR1, chloroplastic, with translation MAAVTIALSTISKPSSSILSNHHLHFRTFLTHHLSLSSTSSSFILSSSNLHFLPPPSPSSWIQTSNTTTRHLHVTSDATKKNKVRSTTRELTSEPRYSKAARRFYNENFREISSQRLSKVLAAAGVASRRSCEELIFDGRVTVNGSVCNTPQTKVDPKKDMIYVNGNRLPKKLPPKVYLALNKPKGYICSCAENENKSVVSLFNDYMKNWDKRNPGQPKPRLFTVGRLDVATTGLIIVTNDGEFAQKISHPSSGLSKEYIATIDGTVHKKHLIAISEGTVIDGVHCTPDAVELLPQQPDKSRARLRIVVHEGRNHEVRELVRSAGLQIYSLKRIRIGAFRLPPDLLFGKYIELKPPQLKTLGWGEK